GATTTGCGACATGCGTTTGACATTGCTGGCATCGTAATCGGCGAACACCGGTAGGTTGTTGATGATATTGGCAATTTTCACCAATTCCGATGTTCGGATATTTTCGTCCGAAGCGGAAACCGCAATCATCAGGGCGGCAAGCGCGTCTTGCGGGGTCAGGGCGGCCGTGTCTGTCATGGTTTTGCTCCGTTTGTTACCCCCTGTCATTTATTGACGCTTGGCCGTTGCCGCAATAGGGAGTGCGCAATGTCGCACAATGGCGCGCGGCGTGTGGAGAGTGAGCGAGAAAAAATGTCCGATCTGCGCGAGGCTGGAATGAAATCCAAGGCATGGCCCTTTGAGGAAGCGCGCAAGCTATTGAAACGCTATGAAAAAGCGCCGCCGGAAAAGGGGTATGTGCTGTTTGAAACGGGCTATGGCCCGTCCGGCCTGCCCCATATCGGCACCTTTGGCGAGGTCAGCCGCACGACGATGATCCGCCGCGCCTTTGAGGTGATCTCGGACATTCCCACCCGTCTGATCTGTTTTTCCGACGATGTGGACGGGATGCGCAAGGTGCCCGGCAACGTGCCCAATCCCGAAAAGCTGGTGCAGTATTTGCAACTGCCGCTGACCAAAGTGCCCGACCCGTTTGGCGAGTTCGAGAGCTTTGGCCACCATAACAACGCGATGCTGCGTCGTTTCCTGGATACTTTCGGGTTTGAATACGAGTTTATCAGCGCGACCGAATACTATGCGTCCGGTCAGTTCGACGAGGTGCTGTTGCGCGCTGCAGAACGCTATGACGATGTCATGGCGGTGATGCTGAAATCCCTGCGTGAAGAACGCCGCGCGACCTATTCGATTTTCCTGCCGATCCATCCCGAAACCGGGCGGGTCTTATATGTGCCGATGAAACATGTGGATGCGGAAAACGGCACGGTCACCTTTGACGACGAAGAGGGCCGCGAGTGGACTTTGCCTGTCACGGGGGGCCACGTGAAATTGCAGTGGAAGCCGGATTTTGGCGCGCGCTGGGCCGCGCTGGACGTCGATTTCGAGATGTATGGCAAGGATCACAGCACCAACACGCCGATCTATGACCGCATTTGCGAAATTCTTGGCGGCCGCAAGCCTGAACATTTCACCTACGAGCTGTTCCTGGATGAAAATGGCCAGAAGATTTCCAAATCATCGGGCAATGGCGTGTCGATCGACGAATGGTTGACCTATGCCAGCACCGAAAGCCTCTCATATTTCATGTATCTCAAGCCCAAGACAGCCAAGCGGATGCATTTCGACGTGATCCCCAAGGCTGTGGATGAATATCATCAGCAGCTGCGCGCCTACGCGGATCAGGACACGGATGCGCGTGTGAACAACCCTGTGTTTCATATTCATGGCCACAACGTTCCTGCCTCGACGATGGTTGTGCCGTTTTCCATGTTGCTGAACCTTGCCAGCGTGTCGGGGGCCGAAAGCAAGGAAACGCTGTGGGGCTTTATCGGCCGTTATGCGCCCGATGCATCGCCCGAAACCAACCTCGATCTGGACGCCGCGGCGGGCTTTGCGGTGCGCTATTACAATGACTTTGTGAAGCCCCATAAGGTGTTCCGTCTGGCGCAGGATCACGAGCGTGTAGCACTGGAAGACCTGTTGGCGCGCCTGAAAAACTGGGATGGCGGGTTGGACGCCGAGGAGCTGCAAAGCATGGTCTTTGCGGTCGGCAAAGCGCACGGGTTCGAGCCGCTGCGTGCATGGTTCAGCACGCTTTACGAGGTGCTGCTGGGGGCCAAGCAAGGCCCGCGCTTTGGCGGCTTTATCGCGCTTTATGGGGTCGATGAAACCATCGCGCTGATCGAAGATGCGCTGGCGGGCAAGCTGGCGGTCTGAGGATATTTGAAACTAATCAGCCGCGCGATCCGTATCTATTGGGTAACCAGACGGAGGAGCGGATCATGCGGCGATTTTTCATGGGGTTCGTGCTGGCCTTGGGTCTGCCATTGATGGCTCAGGCGCAGGGCGCCGAGATCGAAGATGTCATTGGCAGCCAGCTTGAGGCCTTTAATGCGCGCGATGTCGAGGCGGCGTGGCAATACGCCAGCCCGATGATCAAGGGCATGTTCGGCGAGCCGGGCAATTTTGGCATGATGGTCCAGCAGGGCTATCCGATGGTCTGGGACAATCGCGACGTGCGGTTTCTGGAGTTGCGCGAAATCGCCGGTGTTCTTTATCAAAAGGTGATGCTGCGCGATGCCAGCGGCGGGCTGCACATTCTGGATTATGCGATGATTGAAACGCCAGAGGGCTGGCAGATTGATGGCGTTCAGATACTTCCCGCACCGGACGTGGGCGCCTGACTCGCCGGAGCCTTCGGCGGAAGTTATTTCGGAAGAAAAAGCAAGGGGGTGTTGCTGCCCCTGCCAGCCCTGCGCGCGGTGGTCCAAGCGCGCGTTTACCCTTGATTGATACCTCTGCCAGCGGTTGATCGGCGCGATTTTGCGCAGGTCGCGGTCTGGATTTGAAGGCATCTGGCGAAGGACTCCTTTGTCCGATTGGCCTGCGGAAAGGGGTTTTGATGAACAAGGCGATTACGGACGGGCTGGTACTGATGCCGCCCGCGTTTGCGGATGGTTTGGACGTTTGGTCAAGCGGGGACGGCACTCCGGGGTCGGACACCTATGCGGGGTCTGGCACGGGGGTTCTGGTGCCTGCGGATCAGAACTTTGGCGGGTGTCTCGAGATCCTGAAAACCCAGTCAGTGACCAAGCTGCGCTACATGGGCGAAACTACGATTTTGCCGGGCTGCTATTTGCGCATTTCGGCCAAGGTCAAGGCGGTCGGTGGCGCATTGCCATCGGTGCGGATCGCCGGATGGCCCGGTGCGGGTGGTGGCGCGCAGGTGCCAGGGCTGGTCGAGACCGGGCCCGCGGTGCAACTGACCACATACGGTGAGGTTGTCGAGGTGAGCGCGATCCTTGGCACCGGTCTGCGCACCGGCGTTGACATGGTTTGGGCCGATGCGATCTATGGCCATCTGGGTCTTGATCTGACGGGCCCCAATGGCGGTATCGTGCGGGTTGATGACATTGTCATCGAGGATGTCACCAACGTCTTTATCCGCGACATGATGGGCGTCGTCGATGTACGCGATTACGGCGCAATCGGCGATGGCATTGCCAATGATGCCGCCGCCTTTGAGGCCGCCGATGCTGATGCGCAGGGTCGCGAGGTTCTGATTTCGGCTGGCACCTATTTCCTGAACAACAACGTGACGTTTCAGAACCAGGTGCGCTTTGAAGGCACGGTCACGATGCCTGTCGACAAACGTCTGATTTTCCAGAAGAACTTTGATTATGCGACCTATCTTGATGCTTTTGGCAACGAGGAAGAAGCGTTCAAGAAGGCCTATCAGGCGCTTTTGAATTATACCGACCACGAAAGCCTTGATCTGGGCGGGCGGCGGATTGCCCTGTCCGCGCCAGTGGACATGTTCGCCGCCGAGGGCACCAAGAACACCTTTGCGACCCGTCGCGTGATCCGCAACGGCCAGTTCCAGCCGATCACCGGCCCAAACTGGGACGATGACGTCGTGACCTCGCAGGCAACCTATGCTGCATCATCGCCCAAGACCCTGACTGGCGTGGCCAATGTGGCCAATATCCAAAAAGGATCGCTGGTAACGGGCAATGGTGTCGGGCGCGAGATTTACGTCAAGGACGTGAATGTGGGGGCGCAGACCATAACGCTGTCGAATGCATTGTTCGATGCGGAAGGGACGCAGACCTTTACCTTTACCCGTTTCAAATACCTTCTGGATTTCAGCGGTTATGATGATCTGAGCCAGTTTGTTCTTGATGACATCGAGTTCCAGTGCAACGGCAAGGCAAGCGGGATCATGCTGGCGCCGCAGGGCCTGACATTCCATCTGCGCGACTGCTTTGTCACCAAGCCCAAGGATCGCGGGATTACCTCGATCGGGGGCGGGTGTCAGGGGATGATGATCGACCGCTGCCAGT
This portion of the Octadecabacter sp. SW4 genome encodes:
- a CDS encoding lysine--tRNA ligase, with translation MSDLREAGMKSKAWPFEEARKLLKRYEKAPPEKGYVLFETGYGPSGLPHIGTFGEVSRTTMIRRAFEVISDIPTRLICFSDDVDGMRKVPGNVPNPEKLVQYLQLPLTKVPDPFGEFESFGHHNNAMLRRFLDTFGFEYEFISATEYYASGQFDEVLLRAAERYDDVMAVMLKSLREERRATYSIFLPIHPETGRVLYVPMKHVDAENGTVTFDDEEGREWTLPVTGGHVKLQWKPDFGARWAALDVDFEMYGKDHSTNTPIYDRICEILGGRKPEHFTYELFLDENGQKISKSSGNGVSIDEWLTYASTESLSYFMYLKPKTAKRMHFDVIPKAVDEYHQQLRAYADQDTDARVNNPVFHIHGHNVPASTMVVPFSMLLNLASVSGAESKETLWGFIGRYAPDASPETNLDLDAAAGFAVRYYNDFVKPHKVFRLAQDHERVALEDLLARLKNWDGGLDAEELQSMVFAVGKAHGFEPLRAWFSTLYEVLLGAKQGPRFGGFIALYGVDETIALIEDALAGKLAV
- a CDS encoding DUF4864 domain-containing protein, which translates into the protein MRRFFMGFVLALGLPLMAQAQGAEIEDVIGSQLEAFNARDVEAAWQYASPMIKGMFGEPGNFGMMVQQGYPMVWDNRDVRFLELREIAGVLYQKVMLRDASGGLHILDYAMIETPEGWQIDGVQILPAPDVGA
- a CDS encoding glycosyl hydrolase family 28-related protein; translated protein: MNKAITDGLVLMPPAFADGLDVWSSGDGTPGSDTYAGSGTGVLVPADQNFGGCLEILKTQSVTKLRYMGETTILPGCYLRISAKVKAVGGALPSVRIAGWPGAGGGAQVPGLVETGPAVQLTTYGEVVEVSAILGTGLRTGVDMVWADAIYGHLGLDLTGPNGGIVRVDDIVIEDVTNVFIRDMMGVVDVRDYGAIGDGIANDAAAFEAADADAQGREVLISAGTYFLNNNVTFQNQVRFEGTVTMPVDKRLIFQKNFDYATYLDAFGNEEEAFKKAYQALLNYTDHESLDLGGRRIALSAPVDMFAAEGTKNTFATRRVIRNGQFQPITGPNWDDDVVTSQATYAASSPKTLTGVANVANIQKGSLVTGNGVGREIYVKDVNVGAQTITLSNALFDAEGTQTFTFTRFKYLLDFSGYDDLSQFVLDDIEFQCNGKASGIMLAPQGLTFHLRDCFVTKPKDRGITSIGGGCQGMMIDRCQFLSNEQSLLVSERKSIAFNVNANDVKVRDNRMMMFEHFCVLGGTGALITGNHLFSGDTQAEGVRKGGIIFTTPNVASTISGNYIDNNFVEWTNEHDATPALGAQFSFGGLSLTGNIFLSIDVADWFKWIVIKPYGENHFIHGLSVVGNVFRAINGYIDRVEGVDTTYADLDFNRMRNVVFSANTFHGVRDETLNPLSIVHDQATADRIWIVDTQPYLPFGGWARTVESCVTDGRVADENDDSVYDAPWMSPAYASDKTQFRVIWKVPVTGKVRCSVRMDNPI